One part of the Salvelinus fontinalis isolate EN_2023a chromosome 4, ASM2944872v1, whole genome shotgun sequence genome encodes these proteins:
- the LOC129853219 gene encoding ubiquitin-conjugating enzyme E2 R2-like isoform X2, with protein sequence MAQQQMPSSHKALMLELKSLQEEPVEGFRITPVEESDLYNWEVAIFGPPNTLYEGGYFKNGDVCISILHPPVDDPRSGELPSERWNPTQNVRTILLSVISLLNEPNTFSPANVDASVMFRKWRDSKGKDKEYAEIIRKQVVSTKVEAERDGVKVPTTLAEYCIQTKVPSHDSSSDLLYDDLYDDDIEEEDDDEDDAEAVGQMAGEGGFNDEEDSGNEES encoded by the exons ATGGCGCAGCAGCAGATGCCAAGCTCTCACAAGGCACTGATGCTTGAACTGAAGTCTCTCCAAGAGGAACCAGTGGAGGGTTTCCGCATCACCCCAGTAGAAGAGTCAGACTTGTACAACTGGGAGGTGGCCATATTTGGACCCCCCAACACACTTTACGAGGGAGGATACTTCAAG AATGGCGACGTGTGTATCTCCATCCTTCACCCCCCTGTTGACGACCCGCGGAGCGGAGAGCTGCCCTCTGAGAGATGGAATCCCACCCAGAATGTCAG GACCATCCTACTGAGTGTGATCTCTCTGTTGAATGAGCCCAACACCTTCTCCCCGGCCAATGTCGATGCCTCTGTTATGTTCCGCAagtggagagacagcaagggcaagGACAAAGAGTATGCCGAGATCATCAG GAAGCAGGTCGTGTCCACTAAAGTGGAGGCGGAGCGGGACGGCGTGAAGGTGCCTACTACGCTGGCAGAGTACTGCATCCAGACCAAAGTGCCTTCCCACGACAGCAGCTCGGACCTGCTCTACGATGACCTCTACGATGATGACATCGAGGAGGAGGATGACGATGAGGATGATGCAGAGGCAGTGGGCCAgatggcaggagagggtggctTCAATGACGAGGAAGACTCGGGCAACGAAGAGTCATGA
- the LOC129853219 gene encoding ubiquitin-conjugating enzyme E2 R2-like isoform X1: MAQQQMPSSHKALMLELKSLQEEPVEGFRITPVEESDLYNWEVAIFGPPNTLYEGGYFKAHIKFPVDYPYCPPTFRFLTKMWHPNIYENGDVCISILHPPVDDPRSGELPSERWNPTQNVRTILLSVISLLNEPNTFSPANVDASVMFRKWRDSKGKDKEYAEIIRKQVVSTKVEAERDGVKVPTTLAEYCIQTKVPSHDSSSDLLYDDLYDDDIEEEDDDEDDAEAVGQMAGEGGFNDEEDSGNEES; the protein is encoded by the exons ATGGCGCAGCAGCAGATGCCAAGCTCTCACAAGGCACTGATGCTTGAACTGAAGTCTCTCCAAGAGGAACCAGTGGAGGGTTTCCGCATCACCCCAGTAGAAGAGTCAGACTTGTACAACTGGGAGGTGGCCATATTTGGACCCCCCAACACACTTTACGAGGGAGGATACTTCAAG GCACACATTAAGTTTCCAGTTGACTACCCTTACTGTCCACCTACTTTCCGTTTCCTCACAAAGATGTGGCACCCCAACATATATGAG AATGGCGACGTGTGTATCTCCATCCTTCACCCCCCTGTTGACGACCCGCGGAGCGGAGAGCTGCCCTCTGAGAGATGGAATCCCACCCAGAATGTCAG GACCATCCTACTGAGTGTGATCTCTCTGTTGAATGAGCCCAACACCTTCTCCCCGGCCAATGTCGATGCCTCTGTTATGTTCCGCAagtggagagacagcaagggcaagGACAAAGAGTATGCCGAGATCATCAG GAAGCAGGTCGTGTCCACTAAAGTGGAGGCGGAGCGGGACGGCGTGAAGGTGCCTACTACGCTGGCAGAGTACTGCATCCAGACCAAAGTGCCTTCCCACGACAGCAGCTCGGACCTGCTCTACGATGACCTCTACGATGATGACATCGAGGAGGAGGATGACGATGAGGATGATGCAGAGGCAGTGGGCCAgatggcaggagagggtggctTCAATGACGAGGAAGACTCGGGCAACGAAGAGTCATGA